In the Gopherus evgoodei ecotype Sinaloan lineage chromosome 19, rGopEvg1_v1.p, whole genome shotgun sequence genome, GCAACACTGCAGGCTCTTTATGAAGACTTCTAAATAGAAATACTGCCCACTTTACAACAAAAGATGGAGTCCTCTTGCCTTTTGTGGAGGGACCAAGTGGAGCTTATTAATCAACAGCAATTTTGTTTGAGAAACAGTTGCATGACTACATatattcttttaaagaaaaaaaaaaaaagatgtatagATAGAGTCAAGGCCCATGTTGATCCTTGCTGCACATACTAAGAAACATGTAATTAAGCGGGATTTGTTTTGGCTACATTTGAGCCCAAGAAGATCCATCCAGACATCTGGAACCACAGGAGAATTCCAGGATCAAATACAGAATTTTTTTGGCTGTAGCTGTGATGGAGAGAGGTAGGCTTCTGCATTCTCTCCCTCGGACCATGCCCAATCCCCACCACCACAAAGCATGTTCAGGGCACATATGCTTGTCTAGTCATTGAATCTCTAAACAAAACACATTTCTGTTGAATTCTATCCTAAGAAAGTGTCAGTTTAGGATGCTCTTAGAAAGAGCTTTCAGTAGAGGAGGGAAGACTTTTTTTGGTATTCACCCTTCACACATCTAATTATAAATCACAagtgcaatatttttaaaaaccacaacTAAATTTATTAGTCTCCACATTTCCTTTTTAAGTAACAAATACAATTACTAGTTTTCAGTATCTCTTATCAGAGCAATATAAAAAGACattaaaagtttaataaaatCTTTACATTTCAGGTACATAAAATTAGGGAGAGAGAAATAAGACAGGAGAAGGCAGAATTAAGTGCTTTTCTGTTTGGACAGATTTTGTGGAAGCATCAAGCTTCCTACCACAGAGTCCAGTATTTTAGAGACCCATAAGAGCCAGGGTTAGAGTGGTGCAGGCACTGCTCTATCGGTTGGTGTTCACCCAATGATATCGGTCCATACGAGGTCCAGAAAAAGCAGCCATTGGCCAGTAGCATTTGAAGTCCTTGTGCTGGGCATAGTAAATGCTTGCCTGATGAAGTCCATTGGTTGCGTAGGTCTTCTTGCGAGGATACCGAGACCACGGCTGAATGGGCAGCTTGCAGTAGTCACTGATCTAAGAACAAAAACAACcgtgagtccttgtggcatcttagagactaaaatttatttgggcatttaagcttttgtgagctaaaacccacttcatcagatgcatgcaatggaaaaaaaacccaagcagaatatatattatagcatatgaaaggatgggagttgccttaccaagtggtggcgggtcagtgctaatgagccaattcaattaaggtggaaatgGCCtattcaacagttgacaagaaggggtgaataggAAGAGATTAAAGATTTGTATTGAGCTTGGCCTCAAATTCCTTCTCAGGTATTACAGTTAGTGTAGAGATAAAGTCACTGCTTATTCATGCACATTGGTTGATTTGAGGTGACAGGAGGATCAAGAGCAGTACAGGCAGCCTACAGCAGTACTGACAGAACAATTTGATTAGGATAGTTTGGTCTGTCTTCCCCAGTAGATCATATTATAGGGCAGATTCTAGCCGTTTCCCCCTTTACAGCAGGAAAGAAGGTTAGGATACACCACCAGCCTCTTACCTGATAGACACTGTTTGGGTTGCTGACAGTAGGGATAGCTTTAGCTTCCTTAGTATAACCCTCCTCATCTGAGGAGGTGCCAGAATGAGAATCTGAGGTTGCTTTGTCAACAGCTTGGCTGATGCGTTGAGACAGTTCTCGGTCCTCCTCAGCACCTTCAAAGTGAACGACTGTGAAAGGCAGATTCTTCTCTCCATACCTAGAGCGAGGTGAGGGGGcggtgggagggaaaaaaagagtgtTTGTTCAGTTTCTTGCATAATAAAGCTTTGCACTAATACTGTACAGGCCCACTGCTATTTACTTGCAGACCCACAGGTATGACATTACTCTCCACTGTCTTTATGGTGGAGCCCCAGGCTTTTAGTACACTTTATTACTTTTTTCCCATTAGTGGCAAGATGCCACTGTTGCATGTTTGTGGATTAGCAAGATACTAATTCAAGAGGTTCTGCTGTATTCCAGACTGAAGGGACTCCTCCTCCAGAGAGGGTTGGTGAAGAGTTCAGAGAAGTTTCAGAGCTAGTCTACGCTGACAGtcttaaagtgctgccatggcatcaCTTTAaacgtggcttgtgtagttgcAGCAGAAAAATGATCACACCACACCTCCACGaggggcacagctcccagcgatggtgcactgtctacactggtgctttacagcgctgaaacttctAGAGCTCAGCGGTGTGTTTCTTCCGcacccgagtgagaaagttgtactactgaaaagtgccagtgtagacaagcccttagtctgagAGCTTGGAGCTAGCACCAGTCCCTTGACAGTTTAGAATAGAACAAAGTGCATCCTTCTAATCAAGTTTGACTAGTTATAGCAGCAGTccccaacctttcagaagtggtgtgctgagtcttcatttattcactcacgtgccagttatacattttaagaatgtctctttctacaagtctataatatatatctaaactattgttgtatgtaaagtaaataaggtttttaaaatgtttaagaagcttcatttaaaattcaattaaaatgcagagcccccccagactgtTGGTCAGGActtaggcagtgtgagtgccactgaagaaatcagctcacgtgctgcctttggcatgcatacCATAGATTTCTTATAATCCTATAACTCGGGGGTCGGCAAATCCACAGCTCCTAATCATATGCTCCTTTGCAAATACATTTTTAGAACCATGTCCACATCTGGCCTCTGGAATGcattgtatgcagtgtagctgtggATGATGAGGAGAGTAAGGATTAACAGTCACCTGAGTTCAGGCCTCACCTGCAGCACACATCAAATGGATCAACCCATATGGTGATCTCTCTTGGCAAGCCAAGGTTATCAAAGTCCACATTACTCTCATAACAAGCTTGTTCCAGTACAGGATCTCTTGTCTGATGTTTGTTGATCCGTATACACCTAAAGAGAGTAAATAAGGGAGAGTATTATGCCACAGGGTTTGTGTTTACTGCAGTTAACTCAAATCCTGTTCACACATCAAAACCTTTAGCTCAAATCTGATggtattttaaaattcagattaTCTGGGCCCTAAATGCTATTCAGGATATAGCCTGTGTTAGCACAAATCAGTTGCCAACACAACCATTGTTGCTCATTCGTTATTTTGCAGTATAGCCACTTTCACTCAAGTGGAGATTAACTAGAGTTAACTCTGCAGAAAGCAAGCCCTGAATTATACATGCATTCTTATCAGGAAATCATTAGCTTCCTTAAGTGTGCAGCCAGGCTGCATTACCACACCTGCTCTATTCCTTGGCCCTTTATTCCTCCTATCAAACTTGACAGGAAGAAAGTTCTTAATAAACCCTCTTCAGTTGACTGTTTTTTCAGCATTTGCCTCGTTTGCTTTACTGTATCCTGTATTATTCCTTGATTAATTCCTACATGTTTACATGGATGTTCCCAGAGCCTTACATTCTGTCTATTCCAGCTTACTAGATGTTGGTCCCCCTTTTATCATAGCACCAATGCATGGGGCCAAGTCTGTTACCTGAAGGCTTGTCCCCTAGATGGGTTGTCTAGGTACCAGTGGTTCTTATACTTTTCAAACAGTATTGTTGTCAGCTTAGCTGCAAATTTCTCAGTTTTGTGCTTGCTCAGTTTGTCTTGCTTCTTCACCAGCCTTGTGATGAAAAAGACTGTGGCAGCAATTtcatctttcattttcttttttaatctggAGTGCAGGAGGATGTACTAGCTGTTAGACCATCActgcagagagagaaataacTATGCTGAAGGAACTAACTAGCATTAAGGTACTAGTTAAGTTTCACTATGGGCAAATGGTGAGAGGCCTAGACCAGCAAAGCCAAAAAGACCTTAGACATCCTAGAGAGATCAGGAAGTCACACTGAAGTTTTTTGTCACACAAGACTCAAAGATTAAGCAACAGCATGACTGTCCTCTTCATCCTTATTAGTCTAAGGAAGACTTTTGTCCATTACACTATTACTAGCCCCCATGTTCAGACTTCATGAATCAGATCCTTCCCCCAAGCCACCATTTTGCTTTAAATATAGGAGATTTTAAGATGGGTTTGATTTTTGAAACCTTTTAGGGTGCACTCAGGTGACTTTTCAAGCTTCTCTGCAACCATGCCAGCTAAATgcatttaataattaaaaaaaaaagtttaaaatggcTCAGTTATAATTCCAggaactggatt is a window encoding:
- the BTG4 gene encoding protein BTG4 — its product is MKDEIAATVFFITRLVKKQDKLSKHKTEKFAAKLTTILFEKYKNHWYLDNPSRGQAFRCIRINKHQTRDPVLEQACYESNVDFDNLGLPREITIWVDPFDVCCRYGEKNLPFTVVHFEGAEEDRELSQRISQAVDKATSDSHSGTSSDEEGYTKEAKAIPTVSNPNSVYQISDYCKLPIQPWSRYPRKKTYATNGLHQASIYYAQHKDFKCYWPMAAFSGPRMDRYHWVNTNR